In Conger conger chromosome 12, fConCon1.1, whole genome shotgun sequence, one DNA window encodes the following:
- the LOC133141708 gene encoding myosin heavy chain, fast skeletal muscle-like isoform X1, which translates to MSTDAEMAIYGKAAIYLRKPEKERIEAQSKPFDAKTACYVADTKELYLKGTILSKDGGKVTVKVLDTQETVTVKEDDVTPMNPPKFDKIEDMAMMTHLNEASVLYNLKERYAAWMIYTYSGLFCATVNPYKWLPVYDQDVVSAYRGKKRMEAPPHIFSVSDNAYQSMLTDRENQSILITGESGAGKTVNTKRVIQYFATISVSGDKKKDTSKGSLEDQIIAANPLLEAYGNAKTVRNDNSSRFGKFIRIHFGTSGKLASADIETYLLEKSRVSFQLPDERGYHIFYQMMTNHKPELIEMTLITTNPYDFPMISQGQITVASIDDKEELVATDTAIDILGFVNEEKMGIYKLTGAVMHHGNMKFKQKQREEQAEPDGTEVADKIGYLLGLNSADMLKALCYPRVKVGNEFVTKGQTVPQVNNSVSALAKSIYERMFLWMVVRINQMLDTKQPRQFFIGVLDIAGFEIFDYNSMEQLCINFTNEKLQQFFNHHMFVLEQEEYKKEGIHWEFIDFGMDLAACIELIEKPMGIFSILEEECMFPKASDTTFKGKLYDQHLGKCNAFQKPKPAKGKAEAHFSLVHYAGTVDYNICGWLDKNKDPLNDSVIQLYQKSPVKLLALLYVPTGAEGKNQETHKGGKKKGGSMQTVSSQFRENLGKLMTNLRSTHPHFVRCLIPNESKTPGLMENFLVIHQLRCNGVLEGIRICRKGFPSRIIYADFKQRYKVLNASVIPEGQFIDNKKASEKLLGSIDVDHTQYKFGHTKVFFKAGLLGTLEELRDEKLAKLVTMTQALCRGFLMRKEFVKMMERRQSIFTIQYNIRSFVNVKHWPWMKVYFKIKPLLKSAEAEKEMVQMKEDFTKCKEDLAKAEARKKELEEKMVSLLQEKNDLQLQVASESEGLMDAEERCEGLIKSKIQLEAKFKETSERLEDEEEINAELTAKKRKLEDECSELKKDIDDLELTLAKVEKEKHATENKVKNLTEEMASQDESISKLTKEKKALQEAHQQTLDDLQGEEDKVNTLSKAKTKLEQQVDDLEGSLEQEKKIRMDLERAKRKLEGDLKMAQESIMDLENDKQQSEEKIKKKDFETSQLLSKIEDEQSLGAQLQKKIKELQARIEELEEEIEAERAARAKVEKQRADLSRELEDISERLEEAGGATSAQIEMNKKREAEFQKLRRDLEESTLQHEATAAALRKKQADSVAELGEQIDNLQRVKQKLEKEKSEYKMEIDDLSSNMEAIAKTKGNLEKLCRTLEDQLSEIKCKNDENVRQINDMGGQKARLLTENGEFGRQLEEKEALVSQLTRGKQAFTQQSEELKRQLEEEVKAKNALAHGLQSARHDCDLLREQYEEELEAKAELQRGMSKANSEVAQWRSKYETDAIQRTEELEEAKKKLAQRLQEAEEQIEAVNSKCASLEKTKQRLQGEVEDLMIDVERANAQAANLDKKQRNFDKVLAEWKQKFEEGQAEVEGAQKEARSLSTELFKLKNSYEEALDQLETLKRENKNLQQEISDLTEQMGESGKAIHELEKARKIVETEKAEIQTALEEAEGTLEHEESKILRVQLELNQIKGEIDRKLAEKDEEMEQVKRNSQRVTDTMQSTLDSEVRSRNDALRVKKKMEGDLNEMEIQLSHANRQAAEAQKQLRNVQGQLKDAQLHLDDALRSQEDLKEQAAMVDRRNCLMLAEIEELRAALEQTERGRKVAEQELVDASERVGLLHSQNTSLLNTKKKLEGDFSSLQSEVDDIIQEARNAEDKAKKAITDAAMMAEELKKEQDTSAHLERMKKNLEVTVKDLQHRLDEAENLAMKGGKKQLQKLESRVRELEAEVENEQKRGADAVKGVRKYERRVKELTYQTEEDKKNVARLQDLVDKLQLKVKAYKRQSEEAEEQANTHLSKFRKVQHELEEAEERADIAESQVNKIRAKSRDVGKGKDAAE; encoded by the exons ATGAGTACAGACGCCGAAATGGCCATTTATGGCAAGGCTGCCATATACCTGCGCAAGCCTGAGAAGGAGCGAATCGAGGCACAAAGCAAACCTTTCGATGCCAAGACAGCCTGCTATGTGGCTGATACTAAGGAGCTGTACCTTAAAGGCACAATCCTGAGCAAAGATGGAGGCAAAGTCACCGTCAAAGTGCTTGATACTCAGGAG ACTGTAACAGTTAAGGAGGATGATGTCACCCCAATGAACCCCCCCAAGTTTGATAAAATTGAGGACATGGCTATGATGACTCACCTCAATGAAGCCTCTGTGCTGTATAACCTCAAAGAGCGTTACGCAGCATGGATGATCTAC ACCTACTCTGGGCTCTTCTGTGCCACTGTAAATCCCTACAAGTGGCTCCCAGTGTACGACCAAGATGTCGTATCGGCCTACAGAGGCAAAAAGCGCATGGAGGCCCCACCACACATCTTCTCTGTCTCAGACAATGCCTATCAGTCCATGCTCACTG ATAGAGAAAATCAGTCTATCCTGATTAC TGGAGAATCTGGTGCTGGAAAGACTGTGAACACCAAGCGTGTCATCCAGTACTTTGCAACAATCTCAGTGTCAGGTGACAAAAAGAAAGACACAAGCAAG GGATCGCTGGAAGATCAGATCATTGCAGCTAACCCCCTGCTGGAAGCTTATGGCAATGCCAAGACTGTGAGGAATGACAACTCCTCGCGCTTT GGTAAATTCATCAGAATTCATTTTGGCACATCAGGAAAACTGGCcagtgctgacattgaaactt ATCTGCTGGAGAAGTCCAGAGTGTCATTCCAGCTTCCTGATGAGAGAGGGTATCACATCTTTTATCAGATGATGACCAACCACAAACCTGAGCTGATTG AAATGACACTCATCACAACCAACCCCTATGATTTCCCCATGATCAGCCAGGGCCAGATCACTGTGGCCAGTATTGATGATAAGGAGGAGCTGGTGGCTACAGAT ACTGCCATTGACATCTTGGGCTTCGTCAATGAGGAGAAAATGGGCATCTACAAGCTGACTGGTGCTGTGATGCATCATGGTAACATGAAGTTCAAGCAGAAACAGCGAGAGGAGCAGGCTGAACCTGATGGCACAGAGG TGGCTGATAAAATTGGTTATCTCTTGGGCTTGAACTCAGCTGACATGCTTAAGGCTTTGTGCTATCCCAGAGTGAAGGTCGGCAATGAGTTTGTCACCAAGGGGCAGACTGTACCACAG GTCAACAATTCAGTGAGTGCTCTGGCCAAATCTATCTATGAGAGGATGTTCTTGTGGATGGTCGTCCGCATCAACCAGATGTTGGACACAAAGCAGCCCAGACAGTTCTTCATCGGTGTGCTGGATATCGCTGGCTTTGAAATCTTTGAT TACAACAGCATGGAGCAGCTGTGCATCAACTTCACCAATGAGAAACTGCAACAATTCTTCAACCACCACATGTTTGTGCTGGAACAAGAGGAGTACAAGAAAGAGGGAATTCACTGGGAGTTCATTGACTTTGGTATGGATTTGGCTGCCTGCATTGAGCTTATTGAGAAG CCAATGGGCATCTTCTCCATCCTTGAAGAGGAGTGCATGTTCCCTAAAGCTTCAGATACCACTTTCAAGGGCAAACTGTATGACCAGCACCTTGGCAAGTGCAATGCCTTCCAGAAACCCAAGCCTGCCAAAGGCAAGGCTGAGGCCCACTTCTCCCTTGTGCACTATGCTGGCACTGTGGATTACAACATCTGTGGCTGGCTGGACAAGAATAAGGACCCCCTGAATGACTCTGTTATACAGCTGTACCAGAAGTCCCCAGTGAAACTGTTGGCTCTCCTGTATGTACCTACTGGGGCTGAGGGTAAGAATCAAGAAACTCAT AAGGGAGGCAAAAAGAAGGGTGGTTCCATGCAGACTGTGTCCTCTCAGTTCAGG GAAAACTTGGGAAAGCTGATGACCAACTTGAGAAGCACTCATCCTCACTTTGTGCGTTGCCTGATTCCCAATGAGTCCAAAACACCAG GTCTCATGGAGAACTTCCTCGTTATCCACCAGCTGAGGTGCAATGGTGTACTGGAAGGTATCAGAATCTGTAGAAAGGGTTTCCCCAGCAGAATTATCTATGCTGACTTCAAGCAGAG ATACAAGGTACTGAATGCCAGTGTTATCCCAGAGGGGCAGTTCATTGACAACAAGAAAGCTTCTGAGAAGCTCTTGGGATCCATTGATGTGGATCACACTCAGTACAAATTTGGGCACACAAAG GTGTTCTTCAAAGCTGGACTCCTGGGTACCCTGGAGGAGTTGCGAGATGAGAAACTGGCTAAACTAGTGACCATGACTCAGGCTCTGTGCCGTGGTTTCCTCATGAGAAAAGAGTTTGTGAAGATGATGGAAAGGAGGCAA TCTATTTTCACAATCCAGTACAACATCCGCTCATTCGTGAATGTTAAACATTGGCCATGGATGAAGGTGTACTTCAAGATCAAGCCACTTCTGAAGAGTGCAGAAGCTGAAAAGGAAATGGTCCAAATGAAAGAGGACTTTACCAAATGCAAGGAAGACCTGGCCAAGGCAGAGGCGAGGAAGAAGGAGCTTGAAGAGAAAATGGTTTCTCTGCTGCAAGAAAAGAATGACCTGCAGCTCCAAGTAGCATCT GAATCTGAAGGTCTTATGGATGCCGAGGAGAGATGTGAGGGACTCATCAAAAGTAAGATTCAGCTGGAAGCAAAATTCAAAGAAACATCCGAGAGACTGGAAGATGAGGAGGAAATTAATGCTGAGCTCACTGCTAAGAAGAGGAAACTAGAGGATGAGTGCTCTGAGCTGAAGAAAGACATTGATGACCTGGAGCTCACCTTGGCCAAAGTAGAGAAGGAAAAACATGCCACAGAAAACAAG GTGAAAAATCTGACTGAGGAGATGGCCTCTCAGGATGAGAGCATTTCCAAGTTGACCAAGGAGAAGAAAGCCCTCCAAGAGGCACACCAGCAGACTCTGGATGacctgcagggagaggaggacaAAGTCAACACTCTGTCCAAAGCCAAGACCAAGCTTGAGCAACAAGTCGATGAT CTTGAAGGTTCTCTGGAACAAGAGAAGAAGATTCGCATGGATCTTGAGAGAGCGAAGAGAAAGCTTGAGGGGGATCTGAAAATGGCTCAGGAATCCATCATGGATCTGGAAAATGACAAGCAGCAGTCAGAGGAGAAAATCAAGAA GAAGGACTTTGAGACCAGCCAGCTCCTCAGCAAGATAGAGGATGAACAATCCTTGGGTGCTCAGCTTCAAAAGAAGATTAAGGAGCTTCAG GCTCGCATTGAGGAACTGGAGGAGGAAATCGAGGCTGAGCGTGCTGCTCGGGCTAAGGTTGAGAAACAGAGAGCTGATCTCTCCAGGGAACTTGAGGATATCAGTGAGAGGCTGGAGGAAGCAGGGGGTGCAACTTCTGCCCAGATTGAGATGAACAAGAAGCGTGAAGCTGAGTTCCAGAAGCTGCGCCGTGACCTGGAGGAGTCCACCCTGCAGCATGAAGCAACTGCTGCCGCTCTCCGCAAGAAGCAGGCCGACAGCGTGGCTGAACTGGGAGAACAAATCGACAACCTTCAGCGAGTTAAGCagaagctggagaaggagaagagtgaATATAAAATGGAAATTGATGACCTCTCCAGCAACATGGAGGCTATTGCTAAAACTAAG GGAAATCTGGAGAAGTTGTGTCGTACTCTTGAGGACCAACTCAGTGAaatcaaatgcaaaaatgatGAGAATGTGCGACAGATAAATGATATGGGTGGACAGAAAGCCAGACTGTTGACAGAGAATG GCGAATTTGGTCGACAGTTGGAAGAGAAGGAAGCCCTGGTGTCGCAGCTAACAAGAGGCAAACAGGCTTTCACTCAGCAAAGCGAGGAGCTGAAGAGACAACTTGAGGAGGAGGTTAAG GCTAAGAATGCACTGGCCCATGGGTTGCAGTCAGCCCGCCATGACTGTGACCTGCTGAGGGAGCAGTatgaggaggagctggaagccAAGGCTGAGCTTCAGCGTGGAATGTCCAAGGCCAACAGCGAGGTGGCTCAGTGGAGATCCAAATATGAGACTGATGCCATTCAGCGCactgaggagctggaggaggccaa GAAAAAGCTGGCTCAACGTCTACAAGAGGCAGAGGAGCAAATTGAGGCTGTGAACTCCAAGTGTGCCTCTCTGGAGAAGACCAAGCAGAGATTGCAGGGAGAAGTGGAAGATCTCATGATTGATGTGGAGAGGGCAAATGCCCAGGCAGCCAATCTTGACAAGAAGCAGAGGAACTTTGACAAG GTTCTGGCAGAATGGAAGCAGAAGTTTGAGGAAGGCCAGGCTGAGGTAGAAGGGGCTCAGAAAGAGGCCCGTTCTCTCAGCACTGAGCTCTTCAAGCTGAAGAACTCCTATGAGGAAGCTCTGGATCAGCTGGAGACTCTGAAACGAGAGAACAAGAATCTGCAAC AGGAGATTTCAGACCTGACTGAACAGATGGGTGAGTCAGGAAAAGCCATCCATGAATTGGAGAAGGCAAGGAAGATTGTGGAGACTGAGAAGGCAGAGATCCAGACTGCACTGGAAGAGGCAGAG GGAACTCTGGAGCATGAAGAGTCCAAGATTCTCCGTGTCCAGCTGGAGCTGAACCAGATAAAGGGAGAAATTGACAGGAAACTTGcagagaaggatgaggagatgGAGCAAGTCAAGAGGAACAGCCAGAGGGTGACTGACACAATGCAGAGCACCCTCGACTCTGAGGTCAGAAGCAGGAATGATGCCCTCAGGGTGAAGAAGAAGATGGAGGGAGATCTCAATGAGATGGAAATTCAGCTGAGCCATGCTAACCGCCAGGCAGCTGAAGCCCAGAAACAGCTGAGGAACGTCCAAGGGCAGCTAAAG GATGCCCAATTGCACCTTGATGATGCGCTCCGAAGTCAGGAGGACCTGAAAGAGCAGGCTGCCATGGTGGACCGCAGGAACTGCCTGATGCTGGCTGAGATTGAGGAACTCAGGGCTGCTCtggagcagacagagagaggccgCAAAGTGGCAGAGCAGGAGCTGGTGGATGCCAGTGAGCGTGTGGGTCTGCTGCACTCCCAG AATACAAGCCTTCTCAACACCAAGAAGAAGCTGGAAGGCGACTTTTCTTCACTCCAGAGTGAAGTGGATGACATCATCCAGGAAGCGAGGAATGCAGAAGATAAGGCCAAGAAGGCCATCACTGAT GCTGCCATGATGGCAgaggagctgaagaaggagcAGGACACCAGTGCTCACCTGGAGAGGATGAAGAAGAACCTGGAGGTCACTGTCAAGGACCTGCAGCACCGTCTTGATGAGGCAGAGAACCTGGCCATGAAGGGTGGAAAGAAACAGCTCCAGAAACTGGAATCAAGG GTTCGTGAGCTGGAGGCCgaggttgaaaatgagcagaaaCGTGGTGCTGATGCTGTTAAGGGTGTCCGTAAATATGAGAGGAGAGTCAAGGAGCTCACCTACCAG ACTGAGGAGGACAAGAAGAACGTTGCCAGGCTGCAGGATCTGGTGGACAAACTTCAGCTGAAGGTCAAGGCCTACAAGAGGCAGTCTGAGGAAGCG GAAGAACAAGCCAATACCCACCTGTCCAAGTTCAGGAAGGTCCAGCATGAACTGGAAGAAGCAGAGGAGCGTGCTGACATTGCTGAATCCCAGGTCAACAAGATAAGAGCCAAGAGCCGTGATGTTGGCAAG ggcAAGGATGCAGCAGAATAA